A region from the Candidatus Polarisedimenticolia bacterium genome encodes:
- a CDS encoding biopolymer transporter ExbD, which yields MQAGNQGAGDVKSDINVTPLVDVCLVLLIIFMVVTPMLQKGVNITLPAAAAAEKKPDSANTLTVAITKDNRLYIEKDPVSKELLLSAMQEIHDRSPEKIVYVKADKFLKYGDVKEVMMTINEAGFERVGLLTEPKSESETKAVKH from the coding sequence ATGCAAGCAGGTAACCAGGGCGCCGGCGACGTCAAATCGGACATCAACGTCACTCCGCTGGTGGACGTCTGCCTGGTGCTGCTGATCATCTTCATGGTCGTCACGCCGATGCTCCAGAAGGGAGTCAACATCACGCTCCCGGCGGCCGCCGCAGCCGAGAAGAAGCCCGACAGCGCCAATACCCTCACGGTGGCGATCACCAAGGACAACCGTCTCTACATCGAGAAGGACCCGGTTTCCAAGGAGCTGCTCCTCTCCGCCATGCAGGAGATCCACGACCGCAGCCCCGAGAAGATCGTCTACGTGAAGGCGGACAAATTCCTGAAGTACGGCGACGTCAAGGAAGTGATGATGACGATCAACGAGGCCGGTTTCGAGCGGGTGGGTCTGCTCACCGAGCCGAAGTCCGAGTCCGAGACCAAAGCGGT